CCGTCCCCCAAAAGGAGCGAGACTCCCAGGTAGGAGAGGAAACTGATGACGGCAATCTGCCTCCCCGGCTTCAGCATGCGGATGAGAATTTCCCTGAGGACGATGGTGCCCCCTTCCCCCTTCCTGCCTAGAGCCATGGCCAGCCAGGCATACTCGGCAGTGACTAGAATTGTCATGGTCCAGAACACAAGGGAGAGGATACCCATGACATTGTCCGGCGTCGGTTTGGTCAGGGCGAAAATCACGGTGAGCGTATAAATGGGACTGGTACCGATGTCGCCGAATACCAAGCCGAAGGACCTTACAATCCCCTTCCAGGCGGGTTCTTGAACTGATTTCATGTGTTCTCCCGATGCTTGAACAAAAAGACGATGTAATTGGCTGCTGACTCAGAAAATACCCCGATTCGCATAAAGATAGACTCAAAACTGACCGCATCCCCATCAAGAAAATATCAAGAAACCTTCCAGCGCTCAAAAAACAGCATCGTTGAAATGAATTTCATGTAAAATGGTCGCCATGACTGAATGCATCGCCAAAGATGATATACAGGAAACCGAATTTCCCGTCAGCTACGGGCCGATACCATTTGGGGAACGGCTCATGGTTTGCGTGAGCGGCAGCCCCTTCAGCGATAAGTTGATCCGCACCACGCACCACCTTGCCAAGGGCATGAATTCTCCCTGGATGGTCGTATATATTGAAACGACAGCAGGGGGCAGACACCTGCAGGAAAACAGGGAACGGGTCTGGAACAATCTCCGTCTGGCGGAAACCCTTGGTGCACAGATAGAGACCGTGACGGCAGCATCGGTGGCCGAGGCGATAGTCGACTTTGCCGTCAGCCACAAGGTCACCAAGATCGTAGTGGGAAAACCGAAAAAGCCGCGCTGGCTTGAATTCCTGCGCCCTCCCCTGGTGGATCGCATCATCTACTTAAGCGGCTACATTGACGTTTACGTGGTCAGCATCGACCAGGTGGAAACAAAACGGGAACGCAACTTCTTCAGGAAAACGCCTCCATGGGCAGGTTATGCGACAGGCGTTGCACTCGTTACGGCTGCTACACTCATCAGCAAGCTCGTTCACAATCACATCGCGCCGACCAACCTGGTAATGATCTACCTGCTCGTTGTGGTTCTCGCTGCCGTTCGCCTGGGGCGAAGAGCGGCCATCCTGACCGCTACTTTCAGCGTTCTGGCCTTTGATTTCTTCATCGTCCCCCCCCACCTGACCCTTGCCGTCTCCGACAGCGAATACCTCATCACATTCCTGGCGCTTTTCATGGTGGGAGTTGTCATCAGCTCGCTGGTGGCCACGGCCAACGAACGCGCCGATGCCGTGCGACAACGGGAGGTGCAGACTTCGGCACTCTACCGCCTTAGCCGGAGCTTGGCCGCTGCTGTCGATGTGGATTCAATCGTAGAAGCGGTCGTCAATAACGTAGGCGAATCGCTCAAGGCGGAGGTGGCGGTATTTCTACCCGATGAGAACCGGCTGAAGCTCCATGGGGTAAGTCACGATAGCAGGTGGGGTGACAAGGAACAGATAGCTGCAGAATCGGCCTTTTACAGTACCCGGACAGAAGAGGGAGAAGTCATGATTCCCGATGGATCCAACCACTTGTACCTGCCTCTCCAGACCAAGGGGGCGGTCCGGGGAATTCTTGGGATCAAGCTGAACGTGGAGGAGGAGCATCAAAATCAGCAAGTGCGCCGACTATTGGACGCTTTTGCCGCACAGACGGCAATGGCACTGGAGCGAGCACATCTGGCTCGACAGGCAGAGCATGCCCAGATACTCCAGGCAAGGGAGAAACTGGAGCGGGCCCTTCTCAATTCTGTCTCACACGATTTGCGCACTCCGCTGGTTTCCATTACCGGAGCTTTGAGCACACTCAGGAACGAAGGGTGCGCTCCCCATGAGAAGGGTCGGCTGGAGCTGGTGGATGCCGCTTGGGAGGAAGCGGAGCGGCTCAATCGTTTTGTCGGCAATTTGCTGGACATGACCCGGGTGGAGGCAGGCGAACTGAAACTGAAAAAAGAGCCCTGCGATATACAGGATCTGGTCGGATGTGCCTTGGCGCCTTTGGATGCACGTCTGCAAGACAGGGAGGTTCTTATTGACCTGTCCGATGACCTGCCACTGGTTCAAATGGATATGGTGTTCATGACCCAGGTCCTTGTCAATCTTCTGGAAAACGGCATGAAGTATTCAACTCCACGGACACCTCTGGCAATTTGGGCCAAAACGGATGACGATCTCATTATTCTTGCCGTTGAAGACCGGGGGCCAGGTGTTCCTGAGAAGGAGCTGGTAAAGATCTTCGATAAATTCTACCGAGTACCTGTTCCGGAAGGCGCGGGAGGAACGGGCCTGGGGCTCTCTATTTGCAAAGGCATCGTAGAAGCACACGGCGGAACAATCCGGGCAGAAAATATAGAAGGTGGCGGATTGAGAGTCCTTGTAGCCATTCCACTGAATAAGGAAGCTTGAATGACGAACCAGAAAAACGGCTTGCCGCGAATACTTATTGTTGACGATGAACCTGCAATCCAGCGATTTCTTCAGACCGCGCTCGATACGGGTGAATTCAGCCTCCACAAAGCTGACGACGGCCACTCGGCACTGGCTGCGGCAGTGGCGACGCGGCCTGACATTATCCTTCTCGACCTGGGGCTTCCGGATATGGACGGGGTCGAGGTGATCCGGCGGGTGAGGGAATGGTCTCAGGTACCTATTATCGTATTGTCGGTGCGGGAGCGGGAAGATGACAAGGTAAAGGCGCTGGATGCAGGGGCGGATGATTATGTGACCAAACCCTTCGGTATCCCTGAACTCCTGGCACGCATGCGTGTAGCTCTGCGGCGTTCTTTGCAGGAGGTGGTGGAACCGGTATTCAGGAGCGGCGGCCTGGAAGTGGATTTACATCTACGGAAGGTGAAGGTGCAGGAAGAGGATGTACAGGTAACTCCGACGGAATATGATCTCCTGCGTCTGCTGGTCACACACGCGGGCAGAGTTCTTACCCATGCCCACCTCCTGAAACAGATCTGGGGCGTAGGTTATGTGGAACAGCCGCATGTCCTGCGCGTAAACATAAGCAATCTGAGGCATAAGATAGAGAAGGACCCCTCACGCCCACGGTATATCATCACAGAACCGGGTGTCGGCTACCGGTTGAAGATTCAATGAGTTTTACGCAGGTCGACCGGGGGCATGTTCAGCCCTGTCGCCCCTTCCGAAAGCTCTGCTTAGGATCTACTGTGCCAGAGTGGCTTCAAGGGTGCGGCCGGTGGATATGTCCGTATCCAGGACCTGAATGACCTGCTTCCTGCCGTTGCTGGCAATCTGGGGCGGCTCTATGGCCCCGGTTGTACCGGGGTCGTTCTTTCGGGGATATAACAGCCTGAATGTGGCCATGCCGTGTCGGTCAAAATATTTTTCGTTATTATAGACAAAGACACGTCCCTGATTGGTCTCAATGGGTTGCGAAAGGTTTACCATTGCGCCAGGAACCCCTCTTACGTTGACTCTGGCACCTTCTACCTTTTCAAATATCTTCAGGCGCTTGATTTCCCAGGGGAAGCCGCCAACCGATGCTGGTGAATCGGATTCGTAAACCAGCCTGACCCCTTCGACCGGCTGGAATTGTATGCCGGCTGCCTCGGCAAGGCTCCCGTCAGCAAAGAAAAGACGAGAAGAAATCAGGGAAAATGTTTCAGGTGCCGGTAGATACTCTGTCTTTTTAACCTGGGGATTCCACCTTTCCACAAAGAATTGCGAATTGTTACCGATCAGCTTCGCATACATGGGAAGATCACCAAGAATTTTATCAATAATGATATATCGAACCCTGTTTCGTTCCAGAACCTTGTGCAGCTCATCTTCATCCTTAGTCAAAAGGAATCTGGCCACTTCCTCCATGCCATAGGTTTCCGTGCCGTAATTGGTTGCAATGGAAGGACGTAGGGCAATGGATTCCACCCACCCCCCATAATCCCAGCGAGCCATTACACCGTAAGCCGGCTTTGTAGACGGACGGTAAGGATCGCCAGGTGAAGGCGTATTGTCTCTCAGCCAGAGCATGGTATCTTCAATATCCCCTTTTATATTGAAGACACCGCCGGTTCTATACAGGTTGCTGAAATATGCGAAGGTAGGAATCTGCAGACAGAGCAGAACTGCCACAGCACCGGAACTTCTCATGACGGCACGTCGGCTGTCTCCGATGGAGTGGCAATAGTAGATGATCATGCCGGCCAATATGGAGACATTTAAAGTCAGATATTCAGCATACCTGTTCCGGCCGATAGTTGAGACCACCATAACCAGCGTCCAAAGGATCAAGAAGCGTTTCCACTTCATCCCATTGAAAGAGGTGCTCGGCAAAAGGAAAAGGGCAAACGGAGCCAGAAGGGAAAGAATACCGAAAGATTTTAACCATTTTGAGATGTGGCTTGAGCGCTGGTATTGGGAGATGCTGTCAATCCATGCATTGCCGCCACCTATCACTTTCAGTCCTTCACCGATGTGTGTACCGAATAAAACAAGCATCAATCCAAAGAAAACCGCTGCGACACATACGTATTTTATAATCTTTTGCCTGTCCAGCTTGTTGCTCCCCGCACATTGGTAAAGCAGAAAGAACGGGACTCCGGCACAGACAAAAAGCGCCACATGGAACCAGGAAACAATATTCCAGCTGAACATTCCCCCTGTTCCCCACATATCAGTAATGCAGATCAAACCCAGGATGGCTGCCGCTGTTAAATACATCAATCCGGCACCCTTCCCCAAATCCTTTAGCCTGTCCACATCACCGCGGTGAAGAAATACCTGCAGGACCAGATCCACACCTATGATAGACAAGGGAAAGAGAGCACCACGCCAAGCCATCAGATAAACTGCGCTCAAGACACCCAAGCCTGACCAGTAACGAAGGTTTTTCCGGTTGTTGCAGGAGACGATGTAGAGCCAGAACGTCACCATCAGAAGTAAAGGTTCAATCATTTCGTTGTCGAAACGACCCAGAATGGTTGCTTCAACATGTTTGGGATGAAGAGCCAGGACCAAGCCGGAACATAAAGCGGCTGCCCTACCCCACCAACCTTTAACGAAAAAGTACATTACAACGGCAGTTACGGCACCGATAAGGGAAGGAGCCAGGGCAACGGCTCTCCCCAGCTGAGTAATGAAACCGGAAAAGTTGTGAAAGGGATAGCTGAAAACAGCAATGAGATACTCCATGGCCGGGGAGGAAATGACACCTGTCCCTTTGGGAAATCCCTGAAAATAGTCGTAAACATGAGTTTGAGGAAAGGAATGAATATAAATGAGGATTTTTCTCAAGCGGATATAACAATCCGGGTCGAAGAGGTAAACCTTCCCCGAAAAAAACACATGGTGCCAGGGGAGTATTCTGGCAACCAATGCCACCAAGAATACAATGAAGGTAAAGACAATGTCGGTACCAGTAAAGGTACCTGAGAAAATCCGTCTTCTCTGTGCATTAAATTCATTAAACATTTTCATATTCTTACCGCCAGACGCAAAAAACCCCTGAGTTCTTGACCTCCAGTGAGAGGTTTTTGAAAGTCAGGGGCCGTATGCGGACACTATATATTAGTTGAAATAGTTTTTAATGGAGCGGGAAACGGGATTCGAACCCGCGACTTCAACCTTGGCAAGGTTGCACTCTACCACTGAGTTATTCCCGCTCAACGAGTTCCAACTTATAGCAAATGCCCCATCGCGAGTCAATACTTTTTTTCTGGTCTTTCGATTTTTTTCCAGGCTGATACTTGAATGGCATTATTATACCCTTGACGATAACTGCTAATCTAGGCGAAAGCTCTTTCTATAACATCATGCTGGTGCAAAAGGAGAAGAAATGCGGGGGATATTCTCGGGTTTGAAATTCAATACCGCCCAATGGAGAATTTCCTGTTGTGGCGCTCCATTTAAAAACAATGGTGGTGCCTGGCCAAGAAAGCAAAGTGCCGCCAGGAGGAGAGCTCCACCATCTTTACGCAGATCGACATTTGCGGCAAGGGAAACGGCATTGTCCCGCTTGCTCAGCTTCGCTCCGTCCGGGCCGGTTACAAGCGGCAGATGGGCGTATGATGGGGTCGAGTAACCAAGAAGCCGTTGGAGATAGATCTGTCTCGGTGTGGAACTCAAAAGATCCGAGCCACGCACTACTTGATTGATGCCAGTTGCCGCATCGTCCACAACAACAGCCAGGTGATAGGCGAAAGGTCCATCGGCACGCCGAATGACAAAATCGCCGCAAGAAGCGGTCAACACCTGGCTGTAACGTCCCATGACCCCGTCTATAAAAGAAAGCACCTCATCATAGACCTTCACCCGGTAAGCACGCTCCACCTTGCCGGGTGCTATTCCTTCTCGGCAGAGGCCGGGATAGACAATGTCATCGGAACCTGGAGCAGGGGCTGACGAAATATTGGCAATTTCCGATCTTGTGCAGCCACACAGGTAGGCAACCCCTTTTTTGATCAAATCTTGCAGCGCAGCATCGTAAATCTCCGTCCTTTTGCTCTGGTAAAGCACTTCTCCATCCCACTGAAAACCGAGAATTTCCAGCGTAGCCAGCATATCATCTGCAATGCCCGGTACGACACGCGGCAGATCGATATCTTCCATACGCAGCAGCCATCGGCCTCCGGCGTGCCTGGCAAAGAGGTAGCTTCCCAATGCGGCAACAAGAGAACCCAGGTGCAACGGCCCCGTGGGCGATGGTGCAAAACGCCCGACAACAGAATCAGAGTTTGATCCGGCTGAGTCCATGGTGGATGACCTTTGTTCAGGCAAGAAACGAACAGCAATAATCGGTAACGGTTTTTACCTTCATCCTGAAACTGGAGCTGGCAGGAACTTCAAAGGATTCCCCGCCTTTTACGGGCTTCCACGAGTCGATACCCGCAATCTGCACTTCCAGGTCACCTGAAAGAATTTCCATTAACTCGGCGCCGGCTGTATTGAATACATATTCTCCCGGCATCATGATGCCCAGGGTTTTTTTGCTGCCCGAAGAAAAGATGATGGTGCGGCTTGTTACACCGCCATCGAAGAATATATTTGCCTCTTTTACAACGGTTACATTACTGAATTCTGACATGCAATACTCCTGTTTATGGGGGATTTCTACCGCGTTTGATACTTAAACGCATAGCACCGGGACTGTCAAGAAATTAAAAAAGGGCGGGAGAAATCCCCCGCCCTTGTCGTTCATCGGTGCAGTATGCTTAAATGTCGAAGTAAAGAGCGAATTCAAGGGGAACAGGACGCATGCGGACAGGGGTAACCTCTGCCTCAGTCTTGTACTCGATCCATTTCTCGATAACGTCAGGTGTGAAGACGTCACCTTTGAGGAGGAACTCGTGATCTTCCTTGAGTGCATTGAGAGCTTCTTCCAGGCTGCCCGGAGCTGAAGGTATATCAGCAAGTTCTTCCGGAGAAAGTCCGTAGATGTCCTTGTCCAGCGGCTGGCCCGGATCGATCTTGTTTTCGATACCGTCGAGACCGGCCATGAGCATGGCGGCGAAGGCAAGGTAGCCATTGCAGGAGGGGTCCGGTGTCCGATATTCGATACGCTTTGCTTTCGGATTGGAAGACAGCATCGGAATCCTGATGGAAGCGGAACGGTTACGGCTGGAGTATGCCATATTAACAGGGGCTTCATAACCGGGGACCAGGCGCTTGTAGGAGTTGGTGGTCGGGTTGGTGAAGGCGCAGAGGGCTTTCGCATGCTTGATGATGCCGCCGATGTAGTAAAGGGCCATTTTGGAGAGCCCACCATAGCCGTCGCCGGCAAACAGGTTTTGGCCGTCTTTCCAGATTGATTGGTGGCAGTGCATCCCGGAACCATTGTCGCCATAGAGCGGCTTCGGCATGAAGGTTACAGTTTTGCCATTTCTGTTGGCTACGTTCTTGATGACGTATTTGAACCACTGGAGCTGATCGGCCATGTCCACCAGCGAAGAGAAACGCATATCAATTTCGGCCTGGCCACCAGTGGCAACCTCGTGGTGCTGGCACTCAACCCTGATGCCGACCTTCTGCAGTTCTATGACCATTTCATTACGGAGGTCGTTCTGGGAATCGTTAGGAGAAACCGGGAAGTAGCC
This region of Geotalea daltonii FRC-32 genomic DNA includes:
- a CDS encoding DUF4118 domain-containing protein, giving the protein MTECIAKDDIQETEFPVSYGPIPFGERLMVCVSGSPFSDKLIRTTHHLAKGMNSPWMVVYIETTAGGRHLQENRERVWNNLRLAETLGAQIETVTAASVAEAIVDFAVSHKVTKIVVGKPKKPRWLEFLRPPLVDRIIYLSGYIDVYVVSIDQVETKRERNFFRKTPPWAGYATGVALVTAATLISKLVHNHIAPTNLVMIYLLVVVLAAVRLGRRAAILTATFSVLAFDFFIVPPHLTLAVSDSEYLITFLALFMVGVVISSLVATANERADAVRQREVQTSALYRLSRSLAAAVDVDSIVEAVVNNVGESLKAEVAVFLPDENRLKLHGVSHDSRWGDKEQIAAESAFYSTRTEEGEVMIPDGSNHLYLPLQTKGAVRGILGIKLNVEEEHQNQQVRRLLDAFAAQTAMALERAHLARQAEHAQILQAREKLERALLNSVSHDLRTPLVSITGALSTLRNEGCAPHEKGRLELVDAAWEEAERLNRFVGNLLDMTRVEAGELKLKKEPCDIQDLVGCALAPLDARLQDREVLIDLSDDLPLVQMDMVFMTQVLVNLLENGMKYSTPRTPLAIWAKTDDDLIILAVEDRGPGVPEKELVKIFDKFYRVPVPEGAGGTGLGLSICKGIVEAHGGTIRAENIEGGGLRVLVAIPLNKEA
- a CDS encoding response regulator; translation: MTNQKNGLPRILIVDDEPAIQRFLQTALDTGEFSLHKADDGHSALAAAVATRPDIILLDLGLPDMDGVEVIRRVREWSQVPIIVLSVREREDDKVKALDAGADDYVTKPFGIPELLARMRVALRRSLQEVVEPVFRSGGLEVDLHLRKVKVQEEDVQVTPTEYDLLRLLVTHAGRVLTHAHLLKQIWGVGYVEQPHVLRVNISNLRHKIEKDPSRPRYIITEPGVGYRLKIQ
- a CDS encoding STT3 domain-containing protein; translation: MKMFNEFNAQRRRIFSGTFTGTDIVFTFIVFLVALVARILPWHHVFFSGKVYLFDPDCYIRLRKILIYIHSFPQTHVYDYFQGFPKGTGVISSPAMEYLIAVFSYPFHNFSGFITQLGRAVALAPSLIGAVTAVVMYFFVKGWWGRAAALCSGLVLALHPKHVEATILGRFDNEMIEPLLLMVTFWLYIVSCNNRKNLRYWSGLGVLSAVYLMAWRGALFPLSIIGVDLVLQVFLHRGDVDRLKDLGKGAGLMYLTAAAILGLICITDMWGTGGMFSWNIVSWFHVALFVCAGVPFFLLYQCAGSNKLDRQKIIKYVCVAAVFFGLMLVLFGTHIGEGLKVIGGGNAWIDSISQYQRSSHISKWLKSFGILSLLAPFALFLLPSTSFNGMKWKRFLILWTLVMVVSTIGRNRYAEYLTLNVSILAGMIIYYCHSIGDSRRAVMRSSGAVAVLLCLQIPTFAYFSNLYRTGGVFNIKGDIEDTMLWLRDNTPSPGDPYRPSTKPAYGVMARWDYGGWVESIALRPSIATNYGTETYGMEEVARFLLTKDEDELHKVLERNRVRYIIIDKILGDLPMYAKLIGNNSQFFVERWNPQVKKTEYLPAPETFSLISSRLFFADGSLAEAAGIQFQPVEGVRLVYESDSPASVGGFPWEIKRLKIFEKVEGARVNVRGVPGAMVNLSQPIETNQGRVFVYNNEKYFDRHGMATFRLLYPRKNDPGTTGAIEPPQIASNGRKQVIQVLDTDISTGRTLEATLAQ
- the gluQRS gene encoding tRNA glutamyl-Q(34) synthetase GluQRS, which encodes MDSAGSNSDSVVGRFAPSPTGPLHLGSLVAALGSYLFARHAGGRWLLRMEDIDLPRVVPGIADDMLATLEILGFQWDGEVLYQSKRTEIYDAALQDLIKKGVAYLCGCTRSEIANISSAPAPGSDDIVYPGLCREGIAPGKVERAYRVKVYDEVLSFIDGVMGRYSQVLTASCGDFVIRRADGPFAYHLAVVVDDAATGINQVVRGSDLLSSTPRQIYLQRLLGYSTPSYAHLPLVTGPDGAKLSKRDNAVSLAANVDLRKDGGALLLAALCFLGQAPPLFLNGAPQQEILHWAVLNFKPENIPRISSPFAPA
- the ppnP gene encoding pyrimidine/purine nucleoside phosphorylase, whose protein sequence is MSEFSNVTVVKEANIFFDGGVTSRTIIFSSGSKKTLGIMMPGEYVFNTAGAELMEILSGDLEVQIAGIDSWKPVKGGESFEVPASSSFRMKVKTVTDYCCSFLA
- the glnA gene encoding type I glutamate--ammonia ligase; the protein is MTPKQVVEFAKENGALMVDFKFMDFVGIWQHISIPITEFSEDTFEEGQGFDGSSIRGWQPIHASDMILLPDPSTAKMDPFVAIPTLSLICNVFDPITKEDYTRDPRNIARKAEAYLKSTAIGDTAFFGPEAEFFIFDDVRYDSSSNQSFYVVDSVEGAWNTGREEFPNLGYKPGFKGGYFPVSPNDSQNDLRNEMVIELQKVGIRVECQHHEVATGGQAEIDMRFSSLVDMADQLQWFKYVIKNVANRNGKTVTFMPKPLYGDNGSGMHCHQSIWKDGQNLFAGDGYGGLSKMALYYIGGIIKHAKALCAFTNPTTNSYKRLVPGYEAPVNMAYSSRNRSASIRIPMLSSNPKAKRIEYRTPDPSCNGYLAFAAMLMAGLDGIENKIDPGQPLDKDIYGLSPEELADIPSAPGSLEEALNALKEDHEFLLKGDVFTPDVIEKWIEYKTEAEVTPVRMRPVPLEFALYFDI